From Streptomyces sp. CMB-StM0423, a single genomic window includes:
- a CDS encoding HAD domain-containing protein yields MDDVDRAADPDAAPDAPDAPARPLLLLDVDGPLNPYAARVQPPGYGEYVVTGMPAGPIRLWLCPAHGERLLSLPYELVWATTWMHEANTVIGDRVLGLPPLPVIEWPSMFTTDDPDGLYWKTRQVAAWTAGRTFAWVDDEITAADTAWIEEHHAGEALLRRIDPARGLVEEDFEALEAWAGERDQTRP; encoded by the coding sequence ATGGACGACGTTGACCGCGCTGCCGACCCGGACGCCGCCCCCGACGCTCCTGACGCCCCCGCCCGTCCGCTCCTCCTGCTGGACGTCGACGGGCCCCTCAACCCGTACGCCGCGCGCGTACAGCCGCCGGGCTACGGCGAGTACGTGGTCACCGGCATGCCCGCGGGGCCCATCCGGCTGTGGCTGTGCCCGGCGCACGGGGAGCGGCTGCTGTCGCTGCCGTACGAACTGGTGTGGGCCACGACGTGGATGCACGAGGCCAACACCGTCATCGGCGACCGGGTGCTGGGGCTGCCGCCGCTGCCGGTCATCGAGTGGCCGTCGATGTTCACGACCGACGACCCTGACGGGCTGTACTGGAAGACGCGGCAGGTCGCCGCCTGGACCGCCGGGCGGACGTTCGCCTGGGTGGACGACGAGATCACCGCGGCGGACACGGCGTGGATCGAGGAGCACCACGCGGGGGAGGCGCTGCTGCGGCGGATCGACCCCGCGCGCGGGCTGGTGGAGGAGGACTTCGAGGCGCTGGAGGCGTGGGCCGGGGAACGGGACCAGACCCGCCCGTGA
- a CDS encoding DUF1697 domain-containing protein, with protein MSKQIALLRGINVGGKNKVPMAGLRKALTDHGFGGVATYVASGNVVFDDPGTPPEKTAAAVEAVVEREFGLRIPVVARTRDEIAAVVAGNPLPEGAAEPARFLAVFLSGPAPADAWFRTADPASYAPDRFAIGDRVVYVWCPGGIGRSKLAADFSGRRLAVTATARNWNTVLKLLEMADG; from the coding sequence GTGAGCAAGCAGATCGCCCTGCTGCGCGGCATCAACGTCGGCGGCAAGAACAAGGTCCCCATGGCCGGGCTGCGCAAGGCGCTGACCGACCACGGCTTCGGCGGCGTCGCCACGTACGTGGCCAGCGGGAACGTCGTCTTCGACGATCCGGGCACGCCGCCGGAGAAGACCGCCGCGGCCGTCGAGGCGGTCGTGGAGCGGGAGTTCGGCCTGCGGATACCGGTCGTCGCGCGCACGCGGGACGAGATCGCGGCCGTCGTCGCCGGCAACCCGCTGCCGGAGGGCGCCGCGGAACCGGCCCGGTTCCTCGCGGTGTTCCTCTCCGGGCCCGCACCTGCCGACGCGTGGTTCCGTACCGCCGACCCCGCGTCGTACGCGCCCGACAGGTTCGCGATCGGGGACCGCGTCGTCTACGTCTGGTGCCCCGGCGGGATCGGGCGGTCGAAGCTGGCGGCCGACTTCTCCGGCCGCAGGCTGGCGGTGACGGCGACGGCCCGCAACTGGAACACGGTCCTCAAGCTGCTGGAGATGGCGGACGGCTGA
- a CDS encoding methylated-DNA--[protein]-cysteine S-methyltransferase gives MDATDAIAPRQGRRVVDSPIGPLLLAATDRGLVKVGFHAKPGAEGPAGREEPAGPAAHIAVAERQLREYFAGELKEFRLELDWSLSDGFNRRVLEELAAEVPFGSVVSYQFLADRVGEPGAAQAVGRAMASNPLPIVVPCHRVVESAGGLGGFGGGLDTKRSLLALEGVLPEPLF, from the coding sequence ATGGACGCCACCGATGCCATCGCACCCCGGCAGGGCCGCCGGGTGGTCGACTCGCCGATCGGCCCGCTGCTCCTCGCCGCCACGGACCGGGGGCTGGTCAAGGTCGGGTTCCACGCCAAGCCGGGCGCCGAGGGCCCAGCCGGCCGGGAGGAGCCCGCGGGTCCCGCGGCGCACATAGCGGTGGCCGAGCGGCAGTTGCGGGAGTATTTCGCGGGCGAGCTGAAGGAGTTCCGGCTGGAGCTGGACTGGTCGCTGTCCGACGGCTTCAACCGGCGGGTGCTGGAGGAGCTGGCGGCCGAGGTGCCGTTCGGCTCGGTGGTCAGCTATCAGTTCCTCGCCGACCGCGTCGGGGAGCCCGGCGCCGCGCAGGCGGTCGGCCGGGCCATGGCGTCGAACCCGCTGCCGATCGTGGTCCCCTGCCACCGCGTGGTCGAGAGCGCCGGCGGCCTGGGCGGCTTCGGCGGCGGGCTCGACACGAAGCGGAGCCTGCTGGCGCTGGAAGGCGTGCTGCCGGAGCCGCTGTTCTGA
- a CDS encoding MHYT domain-containing protein, producing MLAAPVPVDGFTYGLLTPVTAFIMAAVGSALGLRCTMRALTVEPARRAGWLLLGAVAIGTGIFTMHFIAMMGFTADSVHISYNVPITLASLGVAIVVVGIGVFIVGYLGRTAFALTTGGIVTGLGVAAMHYLGMAGMKMDRGRLVYDGTVVALSVLIAVVAATAALWLSMTVKRFGVAVGAALIMGVAVSGMHYTGMAALEVQAHAANAAAEGRSPAEILAPILIGPVLLLVFVGLFVGMDPLENEWRVSVADEGIVGGDAAAPEPAGSGATSYFERHGGRPGGI from the coding sequence GTGCTTGCTGCCCCCGTGCCCGTCGACGGGTTCACGTATGGCCTGCTCACCCCCGTCACCGCCTTCATCATGGCCGCGGTCGGCAGTGCCCTGGGGCTGCGCTGCACCATGCGGGCGCTGACCGTCGAGCCCGCGCGGCGGGCGGGCTGGCTGCTGCTCGGCGCGGTCGCCATCGGCACGGGCATCTTCACCATGCACTTCATCGCGATGATGGGCTTCACGGCCGACTCCGTCCACATCAGCTACAACGTGCCGATCACGCTGGCGAGCCTCGGCGTGGCCATCGTCGTCGTCGGCATCGGCGTCTTCATCGTCGGCTACCTCGGCCGCACCGCGTTCGCCCTCACCACCGGCGGCATCGTCACCGGGCTCGGCGTCGCTGCCATGCACTACCTGGGCATGGCGGGGATGAAGATGGACCGGGGCCGGCTGGTCTACGACGGCACGGTCGTGGCGCTGTCCGTGCTCATCGCCGTGGTCGCCGCCACCGCCGCGCTGTGGCTGTCGATGACCGTGAAGCGGTTCGGCGTCGCGGTGGGCGCCGCCCTGATCATGGGCGTGGCCGTCTCCGGCATGCACTACACCGGGATGGCGGCGCTGGAGGTGCAGGCCCACGCCGCCAACGCGGCTGCGGAGGGCAGGAGCCCGGCGGAGATCCTGGCGCCGATCCTGATCGGTCCCGTGCTGCTGCTGGTGTTCGTCGGGCTGTTCGTCGGCATGGACCCGCTGGAGAACGAGTGGCGGGTGTCCGTGGCCGACGAGGGCATCGTGGGCGGGGACGCCGCCGCTCCCGAGCCCGCGGGCTCGGGAGCGACGTCGTACTTCGAACGGCACGGCGGCCGGCCGGGCGGTATCTGA
- a CDS encoding glycerophosphodiester phosphodiesterase has translation MPSRTLTRASGALTALAGLVLTAAATSATATAAEPAADSDSAAPIVTVAHRGASAYAPENTLAAIDTARDMGIDWVENDVQRSKDGELVIMHDDTLARTTNVEEVFPDRAPWKVSDFTWKEIRTLDAGSWKGEEWAGTRVPTLDQYMKRVTQNHQKLVLEIKKPELYPGIEKEILTELRKSGWLSRAAVKNKLVVQSFGADSIKTVHELRPDVKTGFLGAPAVADLPEYATFSDQINSNHGTMSAEYYAAVHALKGPHGKQLEAYTWTVDDPARAVQLAEWGADGIITNKPDLIAEALADAGFGVAAE, from the coding sequence ATGCCCTCCCGCACGCTTACGCGCGCGTCCGGCGCTCTGACGGCGCTGGCCGGCCTCGTGCTCACCGCGGCCGCCACGTCCGCCACCGCGACCGCTGCCGAGCCCGCAGCCGACTCCGATTCCGCCGCACCGATCGTGACCGTCGCGCACCGCGGCGCCTCCGCATACGCCCCCGAGAACACCCTCGCCGCCATCGACACGGCCCGTGACATGGGGATCGACTGGGTCGAGAACGACGTGCAGCGCAGCAAGGACGGCGAGCTGGTCATCATGCACGACGACACGCTCGCCAGGACCACCAACGTGGAGGAGGTGTTCCCCGACCGCGCCCCCTGGAAGGTCTCCGACTTCACCTGGAAGGAGATCCGCACGCTCGACGCCGGTAGCTGGAAGGGCGAGGAGTGGGCCGGCACGCGGGTGCCGACCCTGGACCAGTACATGAAGCGGGTCACGCAGAACCACCAGAAGCTGGTGCTGGAGATCAAGAAGCCGGAGCTGTACCCGGGGATCGAGAAGGAGATCCTCACCGAGCTGCGCAAGAGCGGCTGGCTGAGCCGCGCGGCCGTGAAGAACAAGCTGGTCGTGCAGAGCTTCGGCGCGGACTCCATCAAGACCGTGCACGAGCTGCGGCCGGACGTGAAGACCGGCTTCCTCGGCGCCCCGGCGGTGGCGGACCTGCCCGAGTACGCCACCTTCTCGGACCAGATCAACTCCAACCACGGCACCATGTCCGCGGAGTACTACGCGGCCGTGCACGCCCTGAAGGGACCGCACGGCAAGCAGTTGGAGGCTTACACGTGGACGGTCGACGACCCGGCGCGGGCCGTCCAGTTGGCCGAGTGGGGCGCGGACGGCATCATCACCAACAAGCCCGACCTGATCGCCGAGGCGCTGGCGGACGCCGGGTTCGGGGTCGCCGCGGAGTAG
- the uvrB gene encoding excinuclease ABC subunit UvrB, with product MRPVTDIERTMAPFEVVSSYQPNGDQPAAIDELERRITAGERDVVLLGATGTGKSATTAWMVERLQRPTLVLAPNKTLAAQLANEFRELLPNNAVEYFVSYYDYYQPEAYVPQTDTYIEKDSSINEEVERLRHSATNSLLTRRDVIVVASVSCIYGLGTPQEYVDRMVPLKVGEETDRDQLLRRFVDIQYTRNDQAFTRGTFRVRGDTIEIFPVYEELAVRIEMFGDEIEALSTLHPLTGEVMSEDDGLYVFPASHYIAGPERMAKAVAGIETELDTQLGTLEKQGKLLEAQRLRMRTTYDLEMLQQIGTCSGVENYSLHMDGRETGSPPHTLLDYFPEDFLLVIDESHVTVPQVGAMYEGDASRKRTLVDHGFRLPSALDNRPLKWEEFVERIGQTVYLSATPGPYELSRGDGVVEQIIRPTGLVDPQVVVKPTEGQIDDLVHEIRTRAEKDERVLVTTLTKKMAEDLTDYFLELGIQVRYLHSDVDTLRRVELLRELRAGEYDVLVGINLLREGLDLPEVSLVAILDADKEGFLRSGTSLIQTIGRAARNVSGEVHMYADKITPGMEKAIDETNRRRARQIAYNEEHGIDPQPLRKKINDIVAQIAREEVDTEALLGSGYRSTKPDAAAKAPVPELRQKTKPARRGEAEAGAAPTETPAADLAAQIEDMTARMRSAAADLQFEVAARLRDEVAEMKKELRQMKEAGLS from the coding sequence ATGCGGCCCGTCACAGACATCGAACGCACCATGGCGCCCTTCGAGGTAGTCAGCTCATATCAGCCGAACGGCGACCAGCCCGCCGCCATCGACGAGCTCGAACGGCGGATCACGGCGGGCGAGCGGGACGTCGTGCTGCTCGGCGCCACCGGCACGGGCAAGTCGGCCACGACGGCCTGGATGGTCGAGCGCCTGCAGCGCCCCACGCTGGTCCTCGCGCCCAACAAGACGCTGGCCGCCCAGTTGGCGAACGAGTTCCGCGAGCTCCTGCCGAACAACGCGGTGGAGTACTTCGTCTCGTACTACGACTACTACCAGCCCGAGGCGTACGTCCCCCAGACGGACACGTACATCGAGAAGGACTCCTCGATCAACGAGGAGGTGGAGCGCCTGCGCCACTCCGCGACGAACTCGCTGCTCACCCGGCGCGACGTCATCGTGGTCGCCTCCGTCTCCTGCATCTACGGCCTGGGCACGCCGCAGGAGTACGTCGACCGGATGGTGCCGCTGAAGGTGGGCGAGGAGACCGACCGGGACCAGTTGCTGCGCCGCTTCGTCGACATCCAGTACACCCGCAACGACCAGGCGTTCACGCGCGGCACGTTCCGGGTCCGCGGCGACACCATCGAGATCTTCCCGGTCTACGAGGAACTGGCCGTCCGCATCGAGATGTTCGGGGACGAGATCGAGGCCCTGTCCACGCTCCACCCGCTGACCGGCGAGGTCATGAGCGAGGACGACGGGCTTTACGTCTTCCCGGCCTCGCACTACATCGCGGGACCCGAGCGCATGGCCAAGGCCGTCGCCGGCATCGAGACCGAGCTGGACACGCAGCTCGGGACCCTGGAGAAGCAGGGCAAGCTGCTGGAGGCGCAGCGGCTGCGCATGCGGACGACGTACGACCTGGAGATGCTCCAGCAGATCGGCACCTGCTCAGGCGTCGAGAACTACTCGCTGCACATGGACGGCCGCGAGACCGGCTCCCCGCCGCACACCCTGCTGGACTACTTCCCGGAGGACTTCCTCCTCGTCATCGACGAGTCGCACGTCACCGTCCCGCAGGTCGGCGCCATGTACGAGGGCGACGCCTCGCGCAAGCGCACCCTCGTCGACCACGGCTTCCGGCTGCCGTCCGCGCTGGACAACCGCCCGCTGAAGTGGGAGGAGTTCGTGGAGCGCATCGGCCAGACGGTCTACCTCTCCGCCACCCCCGGGCCGTACGAGCTGTCCCGCGGCGACGGCGTCGTGGAGCAGATCATCCGGCCCACCGGGCTCGTCGACCCCCAGGTCGTCGTCAAGCCGACCGAGGGCCAGATCGACGACCTGGTGCACGAGATCCGCACGCGCGCGGAGAAGGACGAGCGCGTCCTCGTCACCACGCTGACCAAGAAGATGGCCGAGGACCTCACGGACTACTTCCTGGAGCTGGGCATCCAGGTGCGTTATCTGCACAGCGACGTCGACACGCTGCGCCGCGTCGAGCTGCTGCGCGAGCTGCGCGCCGGGGAGTACGACGTGCTGGTCGGCATCAACCTGCTGCGCGAGGGCCTCGACCTGCCCGAGGTCTCCCTCGTCGCCATCCTCGACGCCGACAAGGAGGGCTTCCTCCGCTCCGGCACGTCGCTGATCCAGACCATCGGCCGCGCCGCGCGCAACGTCTCGGGCGAGGTGCACATGTACGCGGACAAGATCACGCCGGGCATGGAGAAGGCGATCGACGAGACCAACCGGCGCCGCGCCAGGCAGATCGCGTACAACGAGGAACACGGGATCGACCCGCAGCCGCTGCGCAAGAAGATCAACGACATCGTCGCGCAGATCGCCCGCGAGGAGGTCGACACCGAGGCGTTGCTCGGCTCGGGCTACCGGTCCACGAAGCCCGACGCCGCGGCGAAGGCGCCGGTGCCCGAGCTGCGGCAGAAGACGAAGCCCGCCCGCCGCGGCGAGGCCGAGGCCGGTGCGGCGCCCACGGAGACGCCCGCCGCCGATCTCGCCGCGCAGATCGAGGACATGACCGCCCGGATGCGGTCCGCCGCCGCGGACCTCCAGTTCGAGGTGGCGGCCCGGCTGCGCGACGAGGTGGCGGAGATGAAGAAGGAGCTCCGGCAGATGAAGGAGGCCGGGCTGTCGTAG
- a CDS encoding TerD family protein, protein MACSEQEGNVSVSINLSKGQAISLQKSDGGTLSSVRMGLGWQAAERRGLFGKRTREIDLDASAVLFADKEPVDVVFFQHLVSDDGSVRHTGDNLVGGAGQGGDDESILVDLQRVPVHIDQIIFTVNSFTGQTFEEVQNAFCRLVDESNGQELARYTLTGGGTYTAQIMAKVHRTGSGWGMTALGSPANGRTFQDLMPSIQPLL, encoded by the coding sequence ATGGCGTGTTCGGAGCAGGAGGGGAACGTAAGCGTGTCGATCAACTTGTCCAAGGGTCAGGCCATCAGCCTGCAGAAGTCCGATGGCGGCACCCTCAGCTCGGTCCGCATGGGGCTGGGCTGGCAGGCCGCCGAACGGCGCGGTCTCTTCGGTAAGCGCACGCGCGAGATCGACCTCGACGCCTCCGCCGTGCTCTTCGCCGACAAGGAGCCCGTCGACGTGGTGTTCTTCCAGCACCTCGTGAGCGACGACGGCTCGGTGCGGCACACCGGTGACAACCTCGTCGGCGGCGCGGGCCAGGGCGGTGACGACGAGTCGATCCTGGTGGACCTGCAGCGCGTGCCGGTGCACATCGACCAGATCATCTTCACCGTGAACTCGTTCACCGGCCAGACCTTCGAAGAGGTGCAGAACGCGTTCTGCCGGCTCGTGGACGAGAGCAACGGCCAGGAGCTGGCGCGCTACACGCTCACCGGCGGCGGCACGTACACCGCCCAGATCATGGCGAAGGTGCACCGTACGGGGTCCGGCTGGGGCATGACCGCCCTCGGCTCGCCGGCCAACGGCCGTACGTTCCAGGACCTGATGCCGTCGATCCAGCCGCTTCTCTAG